The Chanos chanos chromosome 9, fChaCha1.1, whole genome shotgun sequence genome includes the window CTAAACCCAGTGCTGACTGTAggtctccttctcttcctccagtGTGCTGCTGTGTTTCACGGGTGCACTGGCCTCTGTTTACGGGAGGAGTGTGGCTCAGTTGAAAATCCAGCACAAAAATGTGAGTGTGCCACTCCAGTCGTGTACATTCATCCTGCAAATGTAGTTAAAAGTGACACTCTAACAAAATGATCAATAGAACATGCGTGTTCAAATCGagcacactttttcttttttcttcacaagTCACAATCGTTACCAGTAAATTCTTCCTTGCCGGCAAAATCGGCCAGCAAAATGCttatgtgtgtttcctgtggtgTTTCCAGGAGGGACGAGATAAACAGTTCCTGGTCAAACAGATCAAGGAGATGAGTGAGAAACAAGGAAAAGCAAGACGACGAAGGCAACAAAGACAACCCAAAGAACCCAGACATACAACAGATCCAAGACAACTATGGAAACAGAGGGAACAAAGAGAACCTTGGGAACcgagagaacaaagagaaccTTGGGAATCCAGAGATCATGGGGAGCCACGGATCACCACAGAACCCAGAGAACCATGGGAATCCAGAAGGGCAGAAGCATGGGACAACAGAGAGCCAAGAGAACCATGGGAGTCCAGAGATCAAAGAGAACCACGGAACGCCAGAGAACCATTGGAATCCAGAGGAGCAGAACCATGGGACAACAGAGAAGGGGGAGAACCGTGGAACACCAGAGAACCAAGAGAACCATGGGAATCCAGAGATCAAAGAGAACCTTGGAACACAAGAGAACCATGGGAGTCCAGAGAAGAACCTTGGGgcaacagagaacaaagaggtcCATGGGGCACCAGAGGAGGAGAACCATGGGAATCCAGAGAGCAAAGAGAACCATGGAACACCAGAGAACCAAGAGAACCATTGGAATCCAGGCAACGAGAAACAtgggagaacagagaacaaagagatcCATGGGACACCAGAGGACAAGGAGAACCATGGGGATCCAGAGAACCAAGACAATCCACAGAACCACAGCAAGCAATCCAGAACCAAAGACCAATGAGGGACAATTACAGCAGTGAGGCACCCTGGGCGGGACAGCAGAATTATGGCTATGATGCAACAGACGAGCCCTATGTGGGCCATCCATATCCACCATACACATAGTCTGCCTGTGGACCTTTTACACTCTAGAGGTTTACACTCAGTGAAGATGCATGAATGTTTACAACGTACTGCACTTTAAAAATGACTAGTCCCCTAGCAAAAGTCCTTATATGGCCTTATACGATCACTGGTTGTGTCAAATGGTTTTAGGTCCGTGTCTGCTGACCAACTCTTAACCCAAAACATAATCTGAACATAATAAGTTGActtaaaaaagagagggaaaaataaaattaaatacataaataaataaatataataacaataataataataataataaatgatgaGATTTAGGAACACAGGtgattttgtgttctttttatttttataaatgtcattttcttgattttttttttttttttcatctacgACGCTTGTCTTTGCGCACTGGTTGTAGTATATTTCTGAGTATATTTCTGAATGGATAAAGTAGTCACTGGAAACCTCTGACGGTTTCTTCCCTACACATAGGAATATGACGCTCCAGAGTTTCTGATATTCCTTGTTCTCCTTAATGTTTAAAGTACAAACAAGTTTtctacacaaaaaaaataaatatgctcCGTCTtccttttattatttaaatgatttacaACCCACCGCTTGCCGCAGCACCATATTACGATCCTCGCGCTTCACTAAAAATAACAGCTTTTGACGTGCACCGTCCAGAGAATTCAAAATTAAGTCCAAAGGTTAAACTGGAACTGAAATCATTTAGAAGGAAGCGTAAATGTAAGAGTAAGACAGGCAAACAAATGGTAAACGCGAATGCTGCAGAGCCTTCAGAATCCCAGGTTAAACCGCATGCGAATGTtgtccattttcagttttacacgGCTCAATTGCTTATGATGTAAACGAAGTTGAAGAGGCCGCTAGAAAGCCACGGTACATTACGCCCTCTTGTGATAAAGCTTTTCGTCCTGACTTGCGTGGTGACGTTCAGTGTCTTCCGTTTGTCTACATCCGGTTTCTGTGTTGCGCGGAAGCTGAAGACGTTTCGGTGAATATTCGTATGATTTGTGCTGTAATCAGGCTGCTTGCGATTTTAAAGACTGTTTACTCTTAGTCTAATTCAATTTGACGCCTTTTACATCCTGAAATTAAGCAGAGCTTAATTCGAAAGGTCTTATTTTCGTCATTTAATGATTTCTGCCACTGAGaatgttttgtatgtctgtaGTAGGAGGGATTTGTATAAGTGACAAAGGTCCAAGCCAATGAGCAGCACGTGTTTTTGAGACACAGTCTCACAAGCCCTTTTTATCCAACCAGGCACCAGCAAACGAAGGAACTGTTGAGGGAGTCTTGGCCTCTGAAGTACATTTTGGCACTTTCGTGTCCAAATTATAAATCGATTGAGAATTTATTTCTGAATAGTGTTTCAAAAAGTCTGTGCGAAAGATGAACATTTTACCAAAGAAAAGCTGGCACGTTCGAAACAAGGATAACATCGCGCGCGTGCGCCGAGATGAGGCTCGCGCAGCCGAGGAGGAACGCGAACTCCAACGTAGAATCGAGCGCGCGGAGCAAGAGGTAACCACAGCAACGGAGCATCCTCGTCCCATGCAGTCTTCCATACAATTTGACGTCACACTGTCGTTAATTTGTGTCAGTCAAATCCAAGCACTTCAAGCTAAATTTTTCAAACTTGTACAACTGTCGGTTTTCCCAGATGTAAGACTATCTCAGCCCCAGTCTTGAATAACTAATATTATGAGTGTTTCCCTTGCGTTCTTCCCGAATTGGTCACTTTaaaactttctttaaaaagagGAGATTTCTTTAGATGAAGCTTCGACTCAAGGACCTGTCCTGTGTAGGGGCATTTACAGTGACGTGTGTACTTGTgctcttgtctgtttttccagGCGCGAACAGAGTATTTGAGAAAAAAGTCGCGGGGAGCCCTCGAACAGAAAGGAGGATGGAGGGAACACGACGAACAGAGTGGAGGAGCAGATCAACACTTGAACCTCTTCCCTGTTGAGGAAGctacagaaaagaaagggaatgCAGAATAtcttaaagaaaagaaagaggagaaggtaTCAACTTCGCataaaattatttacaaaaagTTGCTCTCCCTCAAAAAGAAagtaaatgtgctttttttatGCCAAAGTAGGATATAGCGTTTTGAAATATACAATTACATTTGCAACTGTCAGACAGCTGCTGGATTCTAAAATATAAAAGGAAATTACTGGAACATTTTGAAACATATTTCTGTTATTGTGTCTTAGGAAAAACAGGAGCGTGCGATTGGCCTGCTGGTGTCTCTGGGCCCCGCCCCCGGAACAGAGGCCACACCCTGGTACATgaaagacaggacagagagagagaaggaagaggatgAAGGCAAAGACAAGaaggacaaagacagaaagagacatgtTGGCAtcagggaggaagagaaagagaagaaagataaGAGACTGAAGGATAGCCTGGACCCACTGAAAGACATCGAAAAAGCACTGGCagtaaaggagaagaaagacatgaaaaaaaagaagaaggataaaagagataagagagagaggacaagtgGGGAGAGGTGAGgaatgatgttttttgtttgttttaaaacaccAGTCGGCTGTCGTGCAACACTTTCACCCCCTCCCTCGTAATACTACAATACGGTTATTTTACGTACTGTTTCACGTACAATTTATTAAAGTTATTTTCCTTCAACATTTTTTGCTTGCTGATAGACTTTGCCGTTTACGTCACATGACAAGCAAAGTTACTTTGACGTGTCAAATAGAAAAAGATGAATTCTGTGTATAACGAATAGTGTTTTCAGGGAGTTATTTGAGAATGTTCTGCAACAAACAGCTCCTTTCACCGTATGCTTGGTTTGTGTTCTGCAGGCTGTCTcagaagtcgctttggataaaagcgtttGGGAAATAAATAGATGTAAATGTAAGTGTAGTTTTAAGCGATACTTTAAAGACTGtctcactgcttctctctcGATCGAGCAGCTCCATCGAAAAGTTGCGTGCGGAACGTCTGCAGAGGGAAGCtgaggagagacggagagcCCAGGCCTTGCTGGACCAGAAGAAcggaaaggagaaagaaaaagagagagtggcgGATGACAGAGACCGACCGTACAACAGCGCCTACTTCCCAGAGCTCGCCCGGAAGAGGCAGAGAAACGACAGGGATCAGTACGGCTTCTAGAAGATTCCAGGACTCTGTATTTAAAGATTCCCGCCTTTCAGTATCCATCATTGCACTCTGAATGCAAGGCTCAGAGACAACTGAAGTTTAAACAAAAACTCACGTTGTCCTGTACGGACTGAGCAGGTTTAAAAGTCTTCGCTGATAAGTTGGAGGTGGTTCCAAATGTTCTCAAATATTCTCCTTTGTTCGAACCTTCATGTCTGTTATTAGAGCATGAAAGCAAGTTATAAACTGTGAGTCTGAACTGTGTGAGATCCGGGTCGAGGAACGGTCCTGACTGGTTAGAACTGATTACTATAGAGATAAAACTTGAGGCGACCTAAACCAGTGTAGTGGTTTCGCCCACCTCTAGAAAAGGTAATCAATGGAACACTCAACTACTCATTCTAGAATCAAAAAATACAATGAGAATGAGGATTCTGCTACCGTTTTGGAGGAAAATGGGTCTTGTTTAGGGAAAATGGGAGGCTTTGTCAACCTATCTAAGCAGCTGTGGTAGAAACTGAAAATGCTACATGCTATATTGAACCAGACAACGCTAATATTGATTCATGTGCAAcgttttgtaaatgtgttttgttcatgagagagataaaaaataatttatgttttttcaGGAATCTCAAACCAACCATAATATGCAATGTTACAAATATTGTGTTTAATGACAGAgtatgtgacagagagggagacaacgCAAGGGAAAGCAAATCTCCCTCGTagtttctctttgcttttcatttttcctaAAATTGCCGACtgtcttttcaaataaaaacgGCTATTTTCCTTGAGTAGTATGACACAGTCCTGAACTATTAATCACAGAAATGCctttttataaaagaaaaagatttctGCATCCTAATTAAGgggatgttttgttttcagctgtcaGTAATCTAACAGTGTGCGGTACAAGTATACGCAAACCACCCCAGACACAGATTTGCATGTAATTAATTTTCACTGAAAGCTTCAGCGTTCAGCTGTCTGGGCACTTGTCATCTGGAAAGGATTAAGATACGTTTATATATTCCTAAAGATTTCTGCGTGGGCATACCTGAAGACGATTTAAAGATAGATATCCATATAAGAGATGGGGGCGATGGTGCCGCTTAAAATCAAGCCACAGAGAACTCGTAAAACAAACGGGGCTTTTTTGTAAGCAGGTAGCTATCCAATCGAAGGACACCGTAAAGTGATACAATTCCGAGACAGCGGAGAAACCTTGAGTAACGGAAACGAGCGCTCTCCCTGAGCCGTTGAGAGATCATAATGCGAGCACCGTCGCGTCTGACGTAGAGAGCCGTTACTGGGAGAAAacatactatacacacacacacgcacacacagaggatgctGACATAGGAGATTGGGCTGAATCTGCTATAATACTGTCGTATTGACTTCAACGGGGCTATACGTTCCGTTTTCTATCCTTAAAAAACGTGACTATAGCAAACGAGTTAAGATATTCGCGTTCTGACGATGATGTTGATCACTGGATTAGGTTGAGTGCGTTGGCTGCACAATAGCCCATCACTCACACCGTGTTTAATTGCGGATTAAGGCGAATTCAGACGGAGGAGGGGAACGGAGAAGTGGTGAATAACAAGGAGACGTTTTCTTTATTAGCGGAGAACAGTAGGGGGGACTAGACCAGGAGAGACGGAGGACGCGCCAAGGCGGCGAGGTTGAAATTCAGCGCTCGGATGGTGGTGCCGTGGATCCCGCGACTATGCGACGACAGTGCTGGATGATGGTGCTGGCGGGGATGATGTTGTACTTCAATCCGGAGAGAGCTTTAGGGGCCCCGCAGCGGGAAGGTGAGAGGAGTCGTTTGGGTGCTGTGATATTATTGATGCTGAGGAGAAAGACGGCGCGagggaggtgggaggggggaAACGAGTGCCATGAGACGGAATGAATAAGGGAAAATTATATGGTCGTATGACACAGAAACCAATTCTACGCACTCTTAATATAGGCTACGGCATATGTacggaaaaaaacaagaccttGTCGcttttattaatattaaatcTTAGACCATGATAAGTAGCCTCCATTGGTAAAACAGTCGTCTCTTATTCAGAAATACACTCAAAACGACCTTATTTCAACGGTAAATGACACCTATTTAAAAGAGAGCAGATCATTAACATAGGCTGTAGGTTATTTTCGCTTTAAAGGCCAAACCCTTATGTCTAAATCATAATTAGCCGTCCAAGAAAGACTTGTTGTATTTACCAGACATCTTCTATAATATGTTTTTGTCACTCTCGTGTACACGTATATCTGACAGACCAAAACGGACTGGGTTGCTGTACACTGTATCATATCGTATGCTATTGTGGTATTGTTTTGATAGGATTATTGGCACGGAGACGTAATAGGCCCCTCGTGTTTATTTGTGCGCGCTCGTATGCAGAGCCCGTGTTCCCATATGGCGAGAGGAGGATGAAAAGAATAGCAGTGCGCATTGACAGAGAAAGGAATCTGCACATTGGCTAAAGTCACTCTGTATACAACAATAACGGTCGCTGACTTGTGTAGAATAAGTAAAAATCGTCtttggtttgtgtatgtgtgtgtgtgtgtgtgtgtgtgtatgtgtgtgggggggggttttttttcctccaagcAGTATTTTGAGGATTCGTAGATTATATGTCCGTGTCTTGCTGGAGAGAATTCACGTCACTTTGCAACCCTTCACCTCGCCAGTGGCGTGTTCTGTAATTTATTCGAGAAAAAATGGATAGGGTTAAAAGTGTTATTGTGTTATATGGATAAATTCTAGTTGGTTATACAATGGTTTTTAAGGCTTTCTCATGTCTGAGTCATCGTCCAGTGGGTTGTGTGTTCATATGAGAGCCGAGGAACTGCCTGTAGCATATTCAGTCAAAATTAAAGAGTAGGAACGTGTGAGTGATACCGAGAttttacaacagaaaaaagaaaaggaaaatgaaaaaaaatgtcgtTTTTACACAGGGCGAGCTGTTGTCCTTGACAACATCACCTCTGGTAAAACGGTACAGTAAGAGCAAGCCTTGAAGTACACTAAGAAGTAAATATGGAAGAGATATAAATATGAGTAACTGTCTGGGTGGACAAACTAATGTTTATAAATTTGGAAGATCCTTAGACGCGCTCACTCTATTTACATGCCAGACCCGTCAGGCCCTCTCTGTGCTTCACTGTCATCGGTAAAACGTCCTCGTCTGTCTGGAAATGTCCTACAAAAACTCCGCTTGTGCGTGTTCTATTTTAGACCAGACgcactctcctctcccctcgCCTCCTCAGACAAACAACCCGAAGTTGCTTATTAATCAAAGTTAAAAACTCACATCCGAAATTCAGAAATTTAAGccactgtttatttatctatgtatttaataaaaagtagtcatcttttttttttctctcacaaactACTTTTGTTCTCTATTCACAGAGTGCTTTGAGAACAGAGATAGAAGTCAGATGTTATTAATGAGTTTAATTTTACATAAAAGAACGAGTCCTTATATTTATGACAATTTCTCTCACTTTAAAGACCTACTTGCTCTCCCTTACTGCCACGTTATTACATAACAACTACTAATCTATCACAGTGCGTAGGACGACTTGTAGGAGTCAAATTATATTCCCACATGTAACACCGATAACAGATCTGTTGTGAAGAAATGTCTtcaatacacaatacaaaaatTACAATAT containing:
- the leng1 gene encoding leukocyte receptor cluster member 1 gives rise to the protein MNILPKKSWHVRNKDNIARVRRDEARAAEEERELQRRIERAEQEARTEYLRKKSRGALEQKGGWREHDEQSGGADQHLNLFPVEEATEKKGNAEYLKEKKEEKEKQERAIGLLVSLGPAPGTEATPWYMKDRTEREKEEDEGKDKKDKDRKRHVGIREEEKEKKDKRLKDSLDPLKDIEKALAVKEKKDMKKKKKDKRDKRERTSGESSIEKLRAERLQREAEERRRAQALLDQKNGKEKEKERVADDRDRPYNSAYFPELARKRQRNDRDQYGF